From uncultured Roseateles sp., the proteins below share one genomic window:
- a CDS encoding flagellar basal body protein: MGSISSIARSGLNAAQYSLGVTAHNIANAQTSNFRRQEVVQQAQETGGVSVSVRQAAQPAGDTMANDFVQQMVASYAFKANVLTLQTEQKMMGSLLDVAA; encoded by the coding sequence ATGGGTTCAATTTCTTCGATTGCCAGGTCCGGTCTGAATGCCGCCCAGTACAGCCTGGGCGTCACGGCCCACAACATCGCCAACGCGCAGACGAGCAATTTCCGCCGCCAGGAGGTGGTGCAGCAGGCCCAGGAAACCGGCGGTGTCTCGGTGAGCGTCAGGCAGGCCGCCCAGCCCGCCGGCGACACCATGGCCAACGACTTCGTCCAGCAAATGGTCGCCAGCTACGCCTTCAAGGCCAATGTGCTGACCCTGCAGACCGAACAGAAGATGATGGGCAGCCTGCTTGACGTTGCGGCATAA
- a CDS encoding 2Fe-2S iron-sulfur cluster-binding protein → MSEPSPLHRVHIEPSGIAFEVGEQESVLIAALAAGWRLPSSCRNGTCRSCICRLRSGEISYVIEWPGLSTEEKAEGWILPCVAIARTDLVLDQPGLASVFG, encoded by the coding sequence ATGTCCGAGCCATCACCGCTGCACCGTGTACACATCGAGCCCTCGGGCATTGCCTTCGAGGTCGGCGAGCAGGAATCGGTGCTGATCGCGGCGCTGGCGGCCGGCTGGCGCCTGCCCAGCTCCTGCCGCAATGGCACCTGCCGCAGCTGCATCTGCAGGCTGCGCTCGGGGGAAATCAGCTATGTGATCGAGTGGCCAGGCCTCAGTACCGAGGAGAAGGCCGAGGGCTGGATACTGCCCTGCGTGGCGATCGCGCGCACCGATCTGGTGCTGGATCAGCCAGGGCTTGCGTCGGTGTTCGGTTGA
- a CDS encoding MFS transporter yields the protein MGKRFQDFHRVLAAESVSNFGAMLSRLAIPWLATLGLDATPLQMGWLLVADVLAGAIGGLLLGAWIDARGKRRVMLVADVLRAVVLAGLSALAWLQQLSLALLVASAAANGLLTVAFEMARSAWMAQRIADADLTRANAQLAVGTSLSETLAFALGGWLYQGLGVVLALMVDALSYLASALCLRGLREAPAAAPAEPKMSAWRQWRDDTAAGLALLWTDTRLRLLAAIELLVALAMSLAGTSYMIFVTRELGFSTGEQGLIFATGGLGALLGAGLALRLGRHLGAGLSMAAGLGLCALGSACTPLAAGAGLGAAVLLVTQQIVGDAGQTVHQIHERTLRQTLVPQALLARVDGGLRSLGQGATLLGALGGGGLASVWGTRMALWGVVLLMGIAALLAWRGLAGVRSPQA from the coding sequence ATGGGCAAGCGCTTCCAGGACTTTCACCGCGTACTGGCCGCCGAGTCGGTGTCGAACTTTGGCGCCATGCTCAGCCGACTGGCCATCCCCTGGCTGGCGACGCTGGGCCTCGACGCCACGCCCTTGCAAATGGGCTGGCTGCTGGTGGCCGATGTGCTGGCCGGCGCCATCGGCGGCCTGCTGCTGGGGGCCTGGATTGACGCCCGAGGCAAGCGCCGGGTGATGCTGGTCGCCGATGTGCTGCGCGCCGTCGTGCTGGCGGGCCTGAGTGCACTGGCCTGGCTGCAGCAGCTGAGCCTGGCGCTGCTGGTCGCGTCAGCCGCCGCCAACGGCCTGCTGACGGTGGCTTTCGAGATGGCCCGCTCGGCCTGGATGGCGCAGCGCATCGCCGATGCGGACCTGACCCGTGCCAATGCCCAGCTGGCCGTGGGCACCAGCCTGTCCGAGACCCTGGCCTTTGCGCTGGGTGGCTGGCTCTATCAGGGCCTGGGGGTGGTGCTGGCGCTGATGGTGGACGCGCTGAGCTATCTGGCCTCGGCGCTGTGCCTGCGCGGCCTGCGAGAGGCACCCGCCGCGGCGCCGGCAGAACCGAAGATGTCGGCCTGGCGGCAGTGGCGTGACGACACCGCCGCCGGCCTGGCCCTGCTCTGGACCGACACCCGCCTGCGCCTGCTGGCCGCGATCGAGCTGCTGGTGGCGCTGGCCATGAGCCTGGCCGGCACCAGCTACATGATCTTCGTCACCCGTGAACTGGGCTTCAGCACCGGTGAGCAGGGGCTGATCTTCGCCACCGGCGGCCTCGGAGCCTTGTTGGGCGCCGGCCTGGCATTGCGGCTGGGGCGGCATCTGGGCGCGGGCCTGTCGATGGCGGCCGGCCTGGGCCTGTGCGCGCTGGGCTCGGCCTGCACACCGCTGGCGGCTGGCGCAGGGCTGGGGGCTGCCGTGCTGTTGGTGACACAGCAGATCGTCGGTGACGCCGGCCAGACGGTGCACCAGATCCACGAGCGCACCCTGCGTCAGACGCTGGTGCCCCAGGCCCTGCTGGCGCGGGTGGACGGCGGCCTGCGCAGCCTGGGTCAAGGTGCTACGCTGCTGGGAGCGCTGGGCGGCGGCGGGCTGGCCAGCGTCTGGGGCACCCGCATGGCGCTGTGGGGTGTTGTGCTGCTGATGGGCATTGCTGCCTTGCTGGCCTGGCGGGGTTTGGCCGGGGTGCGCAGCCCTCAGGCTTGA
- a CDS encoding ABC transporter ATP-binding protein: MFAWFEKLVHPYPDAPPQTPPKDFFAFLWAATRGLRPFILGMTLCTVVIGAFEALLFSMMGRIVDWLGKVEPAQLWAQERNSLLLLAAILFVSPLIVALQTLLKHQALAANFPMLLRWNFHRLMLSQSMSFYQDEFAGRVATKVMQTALAVRDTWMILADILVFVVIYFITMVAVVGSFDLWLLGPFAGWLVLYVAALRYFVPRLGKVAKNQADARSLMTGRITDAYTNIATVKLFSHAQREAGFARSAMQEFMQTAHAQMRLVSGFEIVNHALSMLLIASTAGITLWLWIQGQVGVGAVAAATAMALRLNGISHWIMWEFAALFEHIGTVQDGINTLARPHAVVDHPGAKPLQVSRGEIRFEQATFAYGGEKKVIDHLNLHIRPGEKIGLVGRSGAGKSTIVNLLLRFYDVEQGRVLIDGQNISEVTQDSLRAQVGMVTQDTSLLHRSVRDNILYGRPDASDADMIAAAERAEATDFIQSLTDPKGRTAFDAHVGERGVKLSGGQRQRIAIARVMLKDAPILLLDEATSALDSEVEAAIQASLYNLMQGKTVVAIAHRLSTIAAMDRLIVLDKGRIVEEGDHRSLLAKGGLYARLWAHQSGGFLGEEADDDEVLEPVALSA; encoded by the coding sequence TTGTTTGCCTGGTTTGAAAAACTCGTTCACCCCTATCCGGACGCCCCGCCCCAAACGCCCCCCAAGGACTTTTTTGCTTTCTTGTGGGCGGCGACCCGCGGCCTGAGGCCCTTCATCCTCGGCATGACGCTGTGCACCGTGGTCATCGGCGCCTTCGAGGCGCTGCTGTTCAGCATGATGGGCAGAATAGTCGACTGGCTGGGCAAGGTCGAGCCGGCCCAGCTGTGGGCGCAGGAGCGCAACAGCCTGCTGCTGCTCGCCGCCATCCTGTTCGTCAGCCCGCTGATCGTGGCCCTGCAGACCCTGCTCAAGCACCAGGCGCTGGCGGCCAACTTCCCGATGCTGCTGCGCTGGAACTTCCACCGCCTGATGCTCAGCCAGAGCATGAGTTTCTACCAGGACGAGTTCGCCGGCCGCGTCGCCACCAAGGTGATGCAGACGGCCCTGGCCGTGCGCGACACCTGGATGATCTTGGCCGACATCCTGGTCTTCGTCGTCATCTACTTCATCACCATGGTGGCCGTGGTCGGCAGCTTCGATCTGTGGCTGCTGGGCCCGTTCGCCGGCTGGCTGGTGCTGTATGTGGCGGCCTTGCGCTACTTCGTGCCCCGCCTGGGCAAGGTCGCCAAGAACCAGGCCGACGCGCGCAGCCTGATGACGGGCCGCATCACCGATGCCTACACCAATATCGCCACCGTCAAGCTGTTCTCCCACGCGCAGCGCGAGGCCGGCTTTGCCCGCTCGGCGATGCAGGAGTTCATGCAGACGGCCCATGCGCAGATGCGCCTGGTCAGCGGCTTCGAGATCGTCAACCATGCCTTGAGCATGCTGCTGATCGCCAGCACCGCCGGCATCACCCTGTGGCTGTGGATACAGGGTCAGGTGGGCGTCGGCGCGGTGGCTGCCGCCACGGCCATGGCCCTGCGGCTGAACGGCATCTCGCACTGGATCATGTGGGAGTTCGCCGCGCTGTTCGAGCACATCGGCACGGTGCAGGACGGCATCAATACGCTGGCCCGGCCCCATGCGGTGGTCGATCATCCAGGAGCCAAGCCGCTGCAGGTCAGCCGCGGTGAGATCCGCTTCGAGCAGGCGACGTTTGCCTACGGCGGCGAGAAGAAGGTCATCGACCACCTGAACCTGCACATCCGCCCGGGCGAGAAGATTGGCCTGGTCGGCCGCTCGGGTGCGGGCAAATCGACCATCGTCAACCTGCTGCTGCGTTTCTATGACGTCGAGCAGGGCCGGGTGCTGATCGACGGGCAGAACATCAGCGAGGTCACGCAGGACAGCCTGCGCGCCCAGGTCGGCATGGTCACTCAGGACACCTCGCTCCTGCACCGCTCGGTGCGCGACAACATCCTCTACGGCCGTCCCGATGCCAGCGATGCCGACATGATTGCCGCGGCCGAACGGGCCGAGGCGACCGACTTCATCCAGAGCCTGACCGACCCCAAGGGCCGCACCGCTTTCGACGCCCATGTCGGCGAGCGCGGCGTCAAGCTCTCGGGCGGCCAGCGCCAGCGCATCGCCATCGCCCGGGTGATGCTGAAGGACGCGCCCATCCTGCTGCTCGACGAGGCCACCAGCGCGCTGGACTCCGAGGTCGAGGCCGCCATCCAGGCCAGCCTCTACAACCTGATGCAGGGCAAGACGGTGGTGGCGATCGCCCACCGGCTGTCCACCATTGCCGCCATGGACCGGCTGATCGTGCTCGACAAGGGCCGCATCGTCGAGGAAGGCGATCACCGCAGCCTGCTGGCCAAGGGCGGCCTGTACGCGCGGCTGTGGGCACATCAGAGCGGGGGCTTCCTCGGTGAGGAGGCCGATGACGACGAGGTGCTGGAGCCGGTGGCGCTGTCGGCCTGA
- a CDS encoding GGDEF domain-containing protein has product MDTTRVVWVATSDTGAELAPLLEALGALGLSARSCLPGDSWQLKAELRVLPAYAFAGPDELQAEYLQDTRPTLVLTSAEAQELSVLGYLSEHDDLAPFTPRADLLALRLERLARRASQFKRAAPPQTDALTGLPNRERFDAELTQCLVNLSADAHKAAVFLDLDQFGQVNEQYGRLGGDLVLVQMAMLLGSELAPSDLLARVGADKFVCLLSRYDRATLLADARLLVQRIAQHQFMIDAHAAEGAAPTHLSLTASAGLAFLAPGAPVPELWRQLDVAVFEAKTAGRNRLEIYAAPVGIRPLGSTPEEQAQLQHLLNVTKVVSERMDQLLKPVGPNAGDAVLRESYQDPLTQLNNRRYFDLRLEREFGSARKHGRPLSLAWMDISHLHDLNQRYGWAAGDKALQHFAELAQGSIRLVDWLARVSGQEFCLVMPDTDLAEGRQVAERIRAKLQTGALSAPDGRPVTLKLSLGVAQIDDALQQPEELIALAQSALRQDKAGA; this is encoded by the coding sequence TTGGATACAACACGTGTGGTGTGGGTTGCCACCTCCGACACGGGCGCCGAACTGGCGCCGCTGCTGGAGGCGCTGGGTGCACTGGGTCTCAGTGCCAGGTCTTGCCTGCCGGGTGACTCCTGGCAGCTCAAGGCCGAGTTGCGCGTGCTGCCGGCCTATGCCTTTGCCGGCCCGGACGAGTTGCAGGCCGAGTATCTGCAGGACACCCGCCCCACCCTGGTGCTGACCAGCGCCGAGGCGCAGGAGTTGAGCGTGCTGGGCTATCTGTCCGAGCACGACGATCTGGCACCGTTCACCCCGCGTGCCGACCTGCTGGCGCTGCGGCTCGAACGGCTGGCCCGGCGGGCGAGCCAGTTCAAGCGCGCCGCCCCACCGCAGACCGATGCCCTGACCGGCCTGCCCAACCGCGAGCGTTTCGACGCCGAGCTGACGCAATGTCTGGTCAACCTGTCGGCGGACGCGCACAAGGCCGCGGTCTTTCTGGATCTGGACCAGTTCGGCCAGGTCAACGAGCAATACGGCCGTCTGGGCGGCGACCTGGTGCTGGTGCAGATGGCCATGCTCTTGGGCAGCGAGCTGGCGCCCAGCGATCTTCTGGCCCGCGTCGGCGCAGACAAATTCGTCTGCCTGTTGAGCCGCTATGACCGCGCCACCTTGCTGGCCGATGCCCGGCTGCTGGTGCAGCGCATCGCCCAGCACCAGTTCATGATCGACGCCCATGCAGCCGAAGGCGCGGCGCCCACCCATCTGTCGCTGACCGCCAGCGCCGGCCTGGCCTTTCTGGCGCCGGGCGCACCGGTGCCGGAGTTGTGGCGCCAGCTGGACGTAGCCGTGTTCGAGGCCAAGACGGCCGGCCGCAACCGGCTGGAGATTTATGCCGCGCCGGTGGGCATACGACCGCTGGGCAGCACGCCCGAGGAGCAGGCCCAGCTGCAGCACCTGCTCAACGTCACCAAGGTGGTGTCCGAACGGATGGACCAGCTGCTCAAGCCGGTCGGCCCGAATGCCGGCGACGCGGTGCTGCGCGAGAGCTACCAGGACCCGCTGACCCAGCTCAACAACCGGCGCTATTTCGATCTGCGCCTGGAGCGCGAGTTCGGCAGCGCGCGCAAGCACGGCCGGCCGCTGAGCCTGGCCTGGATGGACATCAGCCATCTGCACGACCTGAACCAGCGCTATGGCTGGGCGGCCGGCGACAAGGCCTTGCAGCATTTCGCCGAGCTGGCCCAGGGCAGCATCCGCCTGGTGGACTGGCTGGCCCGCGTCAGCGGCCAGGAGTTCTGCCTGGTCATGCCCGACACCGATCTGGCCGAGGGCCGGCAGGTGGCCGAACGCATACGCGCCAAGCTGCAGACCGGCGCATTGAGTGCCCCCGATGGCCGCCCCGTCACCCTGAAGCTCAGCCTGGGCGTGGCCCAGATCGACGATGCCCTGCAGCAGCCCGAAGAATTGATCGCCCTGGCGCAAAGCGCGCTGCGGCAAGACAAGGCCGGCGCCTGA
- the dbpA gene encoding ATP-dependent RNA helicase DbpA, whose protein sequence is MTLASQDTSADDALAFKRLPLTPAMLANLEQLGYTQMTPIQAASLPAALAGQDLIAQAKTGSGKTAAFALALLSKLDLRRFEVQALVMCPTRELADQVTQEIRRLARAEDNIKILTLCGGSTMRPQIASLEHGAHIVVGTPGRLMDHLDRGTLNLGALNTLVLDEADRMLDMGFFDDIVTVAKQCPKTRQTLLFSATYPEGIANLSKQFLRNPLEVKLTTQHAASKIRQRFYEVTEEQRLHAVSLLLAHYRPATTLAFCNTKQQCRDLVDVLEAQGYKALALHGDLEQRDRDQVLIQFANRSISVLVATDVAARGLDIAQLEAVINVDITPDIEVHTHRIGRTGRADEDGWAFSLASLDEMGRVGNIEKMQGQESKWHQLSELTPASSEPLLPAMETLQILGGRKEKIRPGDVLGALTGEAGYTAAQVGKINITEFHTYVAVARDIAAEAVRKLSAGKVKGKKVKVRLLEELTR, encoded by the coding sequence ATGACCCTCGCCTCACAAGACACGTCCGCCGACGACGCCCTGGCCTTCAAGCGCCTGCCCCTGACCCCCGCCATGCTGGCCAATCTGGAGCAGTTGGGCTATACGCAGATGACGCCCATCCAGGCCGCCAGCCTGCCCGCGGCGCTCGCCGGCCAGGACCTGATCGCCCAGGCCAAGACCGGCAGCGGCAAGACGGCCGCCTTCGCGCTGGCCCTGCTGAGCAAGCTGGATCTGCGCCGTTTCGAGGTCCAGGCGCTGGTGATGTGCCCGACCCGCGAGCTGGCCGACCAGGTGACGCAAGAGATACGCCGCCTGGCCCGCGCCGAAGACAATATCAAGATCCTGACGCTGTGCGGCGGCTCGACGATGCGGCCGCAGATCGCCAGCCTGGAGCATGGCGCCCACATCGTCGTCGGCACGCCGGGCCGGCTGATGGACCATCTGGACCGCGGCACCTTGAATCTGGGCGCGCTGAACACCCTGGTGCTGGACGAGGCCGACCGCATGCTGGACATGGGCTTCTTCGATGACATCGTCACCGTTGCCAAGCAGTGCCCGAAGACGCGCCAGACCCTGCTGTTCTCGGCCACCTATCCCGAGGGCATCGCCAATCTGAGCAAGCAGTTCCTGCGCAATCCGCTGGAGGTCAAGCTGACCACCCAGCATGCGGCCAGCAAGATCCGCCAGCGCTTCTACGAGGTCACCGAGGAGCAGCGCCTGCATGCGGTATCGCTGCTGCTGGCCCACTACCGCCCGGCGACCACGCTGGCCTTCTGCAACACCAAGCAGCAGTGCCGCGATCTGGTGGATGTGCTGGAGGCCCAGGGTTACAAGGCCTTGGCCCTGCATGGCGACCTGGAGCAGCGTGACCGCGACCAGGTGCTGATCCAGTTCGCCAACCGCAGCATCTCGGTGCTGGTGGCCACCGACGTCGCCGCCCGCGGCCTGGACATCGCCCAGCTGGAGGCTGTGATCAATGTGGACATCACGCCCGATATCGAGGTGCACACCCACCGCATCGGCCGCACCGGCCGCGCCGACGAGGACGGCTGGGCCTTCAGCCTGGCCAGCCTCGACGAGATGGGGCGTGTGGGCAATATCGAGAAGATGCAGGGCCAGGAATCGAAGTGGCATCAGCTCAGTGAGCTGACGCCCGCCAGCAGCGAGCCTCTGTTGCCGGCGATGGAAACGCTGCAAATCCTCGGTGGCCGCAAGGAAAAGATTCGCCCCGGCGATGTGCTGGGCGCCTTGACCGGCGAGGCCGGCTACACCGCCGCCCAGGTCGGCAAGATCAATATCACCGAGTTCCACACCTATGTGGCGGTAGCCCGTGACATCGCCGCCGAGGCGGTGCGCAAGCTGTCGGCGGGCAAGGTCAAGGGCAAGAAGGTCAAAGTCAGATTGCTTGAGGAATTGACACGCTGA
- the queE gene encoding 7-carboxy-7-deazaguanine synthase, which translates to MSSYAVKEMFFTLQGEGAQAGRASVFCRFAGCNLWSGREQDRATAQCNFCDTDFVGMDGIGGGRFATPEALAQAVAALWPAGAGGKPYVVCTGGEPLLQLDQALVDALHSVGFEIAVETNGTQLPPKGLDWICVSPKADTEIVLTRGDELKLVFPQPQAQPERFEGLAFTHFFLQPMDSLLRADNTRRAVEYCMAHPQWRLSVQMHKVIGIA; encoded by the coding sequence ATGAGCAGCTATGCCGTGAAAGAAATGTTCTTCACCCTGCAGGGTGAAGGCGCCCAGGCCGGCCGCGCGTCGGTGTTCTGCCGCTTTGCCGGCTGCAATCTGTGGAGCGGCCGCGAGCAGGACCGGGCCACCGCCCAGTGCAACTTCTGCGACACCGATTTCGTCGGCATGGACGGCATCGGCGGCGGGCGTTTTGCCACGCCGGAGGCCTTGGCGCAGGCGGTGGCGGCGCTGTGGCCGGCGGGTGCCGGCGGCAAGCCCTATGTCGTCTGCACCGGCGGCGAGCCGCTGCTGCAGCTGGACCAGGCGCTGGTCGATGCGCTGCACAGCGTCGGCTTCGAGATTGCCGTCGAGACCAATGGCACGCAGCTGCCACCCAAGGGTCTGGACTGGATCTGCGTCAGCCCCAAGGCTGACACCGAAATCGTGCTGACCCGGGGCGACGAGCTGAAGCTGGTCTTCCCCCAGCCGCAGGCCCAGCCGGAGCGCTTCGAGGGGCTGGCCTTCACCCATTTCTTCCTGCAGCCCATGGACAGCCTGCTGCGCGCCGACAACACCCGCCGCGCGGTCGAGTACTGCATGGCCCACCCGCAATGGCGCTTGAGCGTGCAGATGCACAAGGTCATCGGCATCGCTTGA
- a CDS encoding 6-carboxytetrahydropterin synthase, whose translation MTTPHTLFSAASGFESAAQVTLLPVGHRSRGLHGHSYLATVRADLPAGWAPFPGGEVEALRTRLEECLAPLDYQLLNNTIAQPTDENIARWVLEQLSERLNVPGIAQIGIQSTAHSGVDLDAAGMAHVWRRYRFQAAHRLPQVPLGHKCGRMHGHGFEVIVHANQDLGTRDLSIDYDHLDEVWAPLHHQLNYQCLNDIEGLDNPTSEVISSWLWQRLKPQLPELSWITVYETGSCGANFDGENYRIWKELTLDSAIQLKRAPDGSALRSIHGHTYTLRLHLSAPLDTVMGWTVDFGDVKTLFDPIFKAIDHRPLYEIADMSDGDTASIAAWILEKARAQLPQLDRVDLYETRGCGAIVSAASEGPALPV comes from the coding sequence ATGACGACGCCCCACACCCTTTTTTCCGCCGCCAGCGGCTTTGAATCGGCCGCACAGGTCACCCTGCTGCCGGTCGGCCACCGCTCGCGCGGCCTGCATGGCCACAGCTATCTGGCCACCGTGCGCGCCGATCTGCCAGCAGGCTGGGCGCCCTTCCCCGGCGGCGAGGTCGAGGCCCTGCGCACCCGGCTTGAAGAATGCCTGGCCCCGCTGGACTACCAGCTGCTGAACAACACCATCGCCCAGCCGACCGACGAGAACATCGCGCGCTGGGTGTTGGAACAATTAAGCGAACGGCTGAACGTGCCCGGCATCGCCCAGATCGGCATCCAGAGCACCGCGCATTCGGGTGTTGACCTGGACGCCGCCGGCATGGCCCACGTCTGGCGCCGCTACCGCTTCCAGGCCGCCCACCGCCTGCCTCAGGTGCCGCTGGGCCACAAATGCGGGCGCATGCATGGCCATGGCTTCGAGGTCATCGTCCATGCCAATCAGGACCTGGGCACGCGCGACCTGAGCATCGACTACGACCATCTGGACGAGGTCTGGGCGCCGCTGCACCACCAGCTGAACTACCAGTGCCTGAACGATATCGAGGGCCTGGACAACCCGACCAGCGAGGTGATCTCCAGCTGGCTGTGGCAGCGGCTGAAGCCGCAACTGCCCGAGCTGTCCTGGATCACCGTCTACGAGACCGGCTCCTGCGGCGCCAATTTCGATGGCGAGAACTACCGCATCTGGAAGGAGCTGACGCTGGACAGCGCGATTCAGCTCAAGCGCGCCCCCGACGGCAGCGCCCTGCGCAGCATCCACGGCCACACCTACACCCTGCGCCTGCACCTGAGCGCGCCGCTGGACACGGTGATGGGCTGGACGGTGGATTTCGGCGATGTGAAGACGCTGTTCGACCCCATCTTCAAGGCCATAGACCACCGGCCGCTGTACGAGATCGCCGACATGAGCGATGGCGACACCGCCAGCATTGCCGCCTGGATTCTGGAGAAGGCCCGCGCCCAGCTGCCGCAACTGGACCGCGTAGACCTGTATGAAACACGCGGCTGCGGGGCAATCGTCAGCGCAGCATCGGAAGGGCCGGCGCTGCCGGTGTGA
- a CDS encoding carbon-nitrogen hydrolase family protein, with protein sequence MTASVLTVGLAQIAPIWLDRTATLAKMVDWVARAGREGCQLVAFGEALLPGYPFWVELTDGARFESALQKRFYAHYAEQAVRIERGDLAPLCAAARAAKCWVLLGVMEQPAARGHSVYCSMVWIDPQGEVRNVHRKLMPTFEERLVWATGDGAGLRTFDVGSFRAGGLNCWENWMPLPRAALQAQGEDLHVALWPGNVRNTIDLTRHIAREGRSYSLAVSGLMRRSDVPDHIPEAALLREVLPETSANGGSCIAGPDGQWLVEPVADAETLIVAQLDLARVREERQNFDPSGHYARPDVLRLEIDRRRQQVLLERD encoded by the coding sequence ATGACTGCAAGCGTTTTGACGGTGGGCCTGGCCCAGATTGCGCCGATCTGGCTGGACCGGACGGCGACCTTGGCCAAGATGGTGGATTGGGTGGCCCGCGCCGGCCGCGAGGGCTGCCAGCTGGTGGCCTTCGGCGAGGCCCTGCTGCCCGGCTACCCCTTCTGGGTCGAGCTGACCGATGGCGCCCGCTTCGAGTCGGCGCTGCAAAAACGTTTCTACGCCCACTATGCCGAGCAGGCGGTGCGCATCGAGCGCGGCGACCTGGCGCCGCTGTGCGCCGCTGCCCGGGCGGCGAAGTGCTGGGTGTTGCTGGGCGTTATGGAGCAGCCGGCCGCGCGCGGCCACAGTGTCTATTGTTCGATGGTCTGGATCGATCCGCAGGGCGAGGTACGCAATGTGCACCGCAAGCTGATGCCCACCTTCGAGGAGCGCCTGGTCTGGGCCACCGGCGATGGCGCGGGCCTGCGCACCTTCGATGTCGGCTCCTTCCGCGCCGGCGGCCTGAACTGCTGGGAGAACTGGATGCCGCTGCCGCGCGCCGCGCTGCAAGCGCAAGGTGAAGACCTGCATGTGGCGCTGTGGCCCGGCAATGTGCGCAACACCATCGACCTGACCCGCCACATCGCCCGCGAGGGCCGCAGCTATTCGCTGGCCGTCAGCGGCCTGATGCGGCGCAGTGATGTGCCCGACCACATCCCCGAGGCGGCCCTGCTGCGCGAGGTACTGCCCGAGACCTCGGCCAATGGCGGCTCCTGCATCGCCGGGCCGGACGGGCAGTGGCTGGTCGAACCGGTGGCGGACGCGGAGACCTTGATCGTCGCCCAGCTGGACCTGGCCCGGGTGCGCGAGGAACGCCAGAACTTCGACCCCAGCGGCCACTACGCTCGGCCCGATGTCTTGCGGCTGGAGATCGACCGCCGCCGCCAGCAGGTGCTGCTGGAACGTGACTGA
- a CDS encoding phytanoyl-CoA dioxygenase family protein produces MLSAAQQQQFRQEGYLVLPGFKSAQDVAALRERAQALVEAFDPGEQKSIFTTDETKRQDDSYFLGSGDKMRCFFEERAFDAQGRLGQAKALSINKIGHALHDLDPVFDAFSHGPELAAMARDLGLEQPQIWQSMYIFKQPGIGGEVRWHQDATYFDTDPMSVTTFWFALEDATRDNGCLWVEPGGQQGARGVLRELFVRDGDRTELLKLDATPWPDDSLAVPVEVKAGTLVCFHGLLPHYSAPNLSPVSRHAYTLHVTDARTRYSPRNWLQRDGALPLRGF; encoded by the coding sequence ATGCTCAGCGCGGCGCAACAACAGCAGTTCCGGCAGGAGGGCTACCTGGTCCTGCCCGGCTTCAAGTCGGCCCAGGACGTGGCCGCGTTGCGCGAGAGGGCCCAGGCCCTGGTCGAGGCCTTCGACCCGGGCGAGCAGAAAAGCATCTTCACCACCGACGAGACCAAGCGCCAGGACGACAGCTACTTCCTGGGCTCCGGCGACAAGATGCGCTGCTTCTTCGAGGAGCGTGCCTTTGACGCCCAGGGGCGCCTCGGCCAGGCCAAGGCCTTGTCGATCAACAAGATCGGCCACGCTCTGCACGATCTGGATCCAGTCTTCGATGCCTTCTCCCATGGCCCGGAGCTGGCCGCGATGGCCCGCGACCTGGGCCTGGAGCAGCCGCAGATCTGGCAGTCGATGTATATCTTCAAGCAGCCCGGCATCGGCGGCGAGGTGCGCTGGCACCAGGACGCGACCTATTTCGACACGGATCCGATGAGCGTGACGACCTTCTGGTTCGCGCTGGAAGACGCCACCCGAGACAACGGCTGCCTGTGGGTCGAGCCGGGCGGCCAGCAAGGGGCGCGCGGCGTGCTGCGCGAGCTGTTCGTGCGCGATGGCGACCGGACCGAGCTGCTGAAGCTGGATGCCACGCCCTGGCCGGACGACAGCCTGGCCGTGCCGGTGGAGGTCAAGGCCGGCACCCTGGTGTGTTTCCACGGCCTGCTGCCCCACTACAGCGCGCCCAATCTGTCGCCGGTCTCGCGACATGCCTACACCCTGCATGTGACCGATGCCCGCACCCGCTATTCGCCGCGCAACTGGCTGCAGCGGGACGGAGCGCTGCCGCTGCGCGGTTTCTGA